Below is a genomic region from Miscanthus floridulus cultivar M001 chromosome 1, ASM1932011v1, whole genome shotgun sequence.
AttggaagggcgggcctggtgcaagcggtagagtcttaccgcctgtgaccggaaggtcccgggtttgagtcgtggtctcctcacattgcacaggcgagggtaaggcttgtcactgacacccttccccagaccccgcacagagcgggagctctctgcactgggtacgccctttttttttaatATCATTGTATTGGCATTCTATCATGTTCCCATTGAATCACGTAAATAACTACACAAACATCAGTTTAGAAAttgttcggggggggggggggggggggggtatatGTTAACCAGTTGACCATTTAGACTACATGTTTAGGTTTCGACCTTGAAATCCTTAATCAAGTTCTTCACTCCCACTGTCGTCTACAGAACTCGCCATTGATTTAAGCTGGCAGTGTGTTAATGCTGTCCTAATGGataagtataagtttatttaGAGCAAGTTGCCAGGTCCTGACCACCTTAGTACCATTCTGTGTCTCATTCATGGGGTCAGTCATGGCCTCTAAACTCTAGAAGGCTTCTGGTTGCTGTTCGAAACTTGATGCATATCTGGTCTATGTTCCAGATTGATGACAATGATCCAAATGCTGCTCTGACACGGAGACGTGTggattcaataaagcaaacttgCAAGTCATCTGGTTTGGTAAAACGGAGGTACGCCAATAAGAGTTGCACTTCTCTGTTTGGCATCTTCATCCTGGATTCCTGATTGTCTGTCTTGATTCTGTAGGGGATACCATTTGGACAAGTCACCTTACAAGCCCATGCTGGTGAGTAACCCATAATCTGTAAATTCATTTTAGCATGCTGCAATATAATTTGTCAATATTCTTCTGTGATTTCCTCAGATCATGATTGTCCTCGTGCTGGTGGCTATTCTTTTCGGGGTACTGTATACCAAGGGATGCACTTCTAGCTGGCCTTTTCCTATGGAGACTTGAGAGAAACTATGCCAATCTGGTATGGCAAACAATTTGAACAATTTAAACCACGTTGCTTTGAACAATTTTCATTTCCCCCGAGGCTGACTATATTGCGTTACTGGTTTTGTATAGGTCCTTTTTGTACTCTGTAGTCTCCCAAGGATGCAGGAAATTCGGAAGTACTGGCTGTATATCGATATCGTTATGGCAGCATGCTACTGCTTCCATGACTCCGTTGCTGCTCTCAATGTGTTTGTTCATTTTATTTTCTTGCGCGGTGTATGGTTTGAAGCTGTTTTAAGTAAAGGAAGAAAATGCCACGCGACATGTATCCTACGAACATGTGTTTCTGTTCAGTTAGCAGTGGGCACACTGTATAGTCTTGTGTTGTGTTGACATGCCTTGTTTTTCAAAGCTGACGTGTTTGtgtttactagaattgtgtagtgGAGAAATTTTTTTTGCCGCGTTGACCTTGAGCAGTCACTCCAAATTTACACCGTCAATAATATGCGAAGATTACGCCTCCTATTTTCTTTCAAAAAGACACTACGCCAGCAGTAATATGAGAAGATTACCCCTCTTGTATTTTTTTCATCAAAAAGATAATATGCTAAGATATCGTGTACCAAGTATATGCATAAAGTACCTAAAATTGATGCGCAGCCTGACAATTCCAGAACAAATATCATACCGACCTGGCCAAGCTGGCCACTGTACCTCTATTACATCATGTATCGACGACGATGGTATATTGCTCGTAAATGAGTACACGATATAAATAAAGAAAGCACTAACAAGTAGAGACATCAGCAATGCCCAACAAACATACAATCCTTCTGATGAATAATCAACTGCAATGTAAGGCATTTCCATTTTTATCAGTGGTATAATAATAGCAACGAGACCACCAGAAAATATTAACCAACAACCGAATAATACACATCATCCAAAACTAAGTAACATGAGCAGCGAAGAACATCCCAACTACCCCCACATCGGCAATAACACTCGGTAACAAATAATAGCTCAGCACGAGAAAACTGAGACAGCAATAACCAATAAGCCAATAACCAACCTTCAGTAAGGTATATGGGGACTTTCTCCAGCACCATACCAACCACCCTAGGGTTGACTAACTCAACATCTGTTTTCGGTTAATGCCAACAGAACACATTTCAGTTCAGTTCTCACTTGACTAGGAATCAGTATCTAGTCCCAGGAACTACTTGCACCTCCACCATAGCCGCCGCcatatccaccaccaccaccaccataaccgccgccaccatatccaccaccaccgccgctgtatcctcctccaccgcctcctcccctAAAGTCCCGGTCACGGCGGAAGTCACGGCCACCAAATCGAGCACCACCTGATCGGCGAtttctaccaccaccaccaccgtatgAAGAATGGGCAGCATAGTGCTCAAGCCATGTTGGAACCTCTTGGTTAGCCTCCTGCATTAGATCACATAATGGCCTTGCTAGCGATAGGTTGCCCTCATTGAAAAAGGCAGTAGCTCGACCAGATTTCCCCGCTCGTCCTGTCCTCCCAATACGATGAACATAGTCATCTATATCATTTGGGAGGTCAAAATTGATGACATGAGCAACGTGAGGTATGTCAAGTCCACGAGCAGCCACATCAGTTGCAACAAGTATGGGTGTTGCTCCACTCTTGAAGGACCTCAATGCATACTCTCTTTCCTGCACAGACAAAGCACAATGatattatggtaaatatcacgGTATTTCATCATGTGCCATGCAAGAGACTGAATACAGATTTTAGAGAGATGTAATAAGACCAAAATGAATGAAAATATTGACCCCATGTGTGGAATGGTACGTTTAAATATCAATTGCATCTGCATGCCTTGAGAATACCAAATCTGATATCTTATTTTCATAAATCATTTGGTGACCGATTCAAATAAATATACAAGATGTCCATTTTTGTAGCATCTTCCTGTTCACGCAGTAAGAAAAATGCCTACATGATGACTTGCTGATTTACCATCTAGAATGAACTGCAACTACAATTGAAGGAGGCAAGTCCGAGCTCTGCTGCACCTGTTGTGTTCGGTCACCGTGAATGCTTGTTGCAGGGAACCCGTTTTTAAATAGCCAGTCCTCCAGAGCATCAGCTCCCCTCTTTGTCTCCACAAATACCAAAGTAAGAGATTGCTGCAGACATCAGAACAAAAGTTGGTGGAAAATTACTGAGATCGGATTAACTATGGTAGTCTACTGTAGTGAAATAGAATTCACAGAACGACACTACATGACTCAAAAGTAAATTGAATCATATGTTGACAAAAAAGCTCTAAATATCtattccctccattccaaattgtaagacgttttggcttttctagatatatagattttgctatgtacttagatatacactgtgTAGATGCACAGCTAaagcaatatatctagaaaatctaaaacatcttataatttggaacgaagggagtagtACCTTTCCATGGGTGCCGTTAGCTTTTTGTGCGTGAAGAAGGTCCATAAGGTAACTTCTTTTGTCTGCCTCAAGAACAAACTCAACCCTCTGAGCAATCAAATCAGTACTGGAACCAACTCTTCCAACAGCAAGGAATATGTTAACCAGTTGACCATTTAGACTACATGTTTAGGTTTCGACCTTGAAATCCTTAATCAAGTTCTTCACTCCCACTGTCGTCTACAGAACTCGCCATTGATTTAAGCTGGCAGTGTGTTAATGCTGTCCTAATGGataagtataagtttatttaGAGCAAGTTGCCAGGTCCTGACCACCTTAGTACCATTCTGTGTCTCATTCATGGGGTCAGTCATGGCCTCTAAACTCTAGAAGGCTTCTGGTTGCTGTTCGAAACTTGATGCATATCTGGTCTATGTTCCAGATTGATGACAATGATCCAAATGCTGCTCTGACACGGAGACGTGTggattcaataaagcaaacttgCAAGTCATCTGGTTTGGTAAAACGGAGGTACGCCAATAAGAGTTGCACTTCTCTGTTTGGCATCTTCATCCTGGATTCCTGATTGTCTGTCTTGATTCTGTAGGGGATACCATTTGGACAAGTCACCTTACAAGCCCATGCTGGTGAGTAACCCATAATCTGTAAATTCATTTTAGCATGCTGCAATATAATTTGTCAATATTCTTCTGTGATTTCCTCAGATCATGATTGTCCTCGTGCTGGTGGCTATTCTTTTCGGGGTACTGTATACCAAGGGATGCACTTCTAGCTGGCCTTTTCCTATGGAGACTTGAGAGAAACTATGCCAATCTGGTATGGCAAACAATTTGAACAATTTAAACCACGTTGCTTTGAACAATTTTCATTTCCCCCGAGGCTGACTATATTGCGTTACTGGTTTTGTATAGGTCCTTTTTGTACTCTGTAGTCTCCCAAGGATGCAGGAAATTCGGAAGTACTGGCTGTATATCGATATCGTTATGGCAGCATGCTACTGCTTCCATGACTCCGTTGCTGCTCTCAATGTGTTTGTTCATTTTATTTTCTTGCGCGGTGTATGGTTTGAAGCTGTTTTAAGTAAAGGAAGAAAATGCCACGCGACATGTATCCTACGAACATGTGTTTCTGTTCAGTTAGCAGTGGGCACACTGTATAGTCTTGTGTTGTGTTGACATGCCTTGTTTTTCAAAGCTGACGTGTTTGtgtttactagaattgtgtagtgGAGAAATTTTTTTTGCCGCGTTGACCTTGAGCAGTCACTCCAAATTTACACCGTCAATAATATGCGAAGATTACGCCTCCTATTTTCTTTCAAAAAGACACTACGCCAGCAGTAATATGAGAAGATTACCCCTCTTGTATTTTTTTCATCAAAAAGATAATATGCTAAGATATCGTGTACCAAGTATATGCATAAAGTACCTAAAATTGATGCGCAGCCTGACAATTCCAGAACAAATATCATACCGACCTGGCCAAGCTGGCCACTGTACCTCTATTACATCATGTATCGACGACGATGGTATATTGCTCGTAAATGAGTACACGATATAAATAAAGAAAGCACTAACAAGTAGAGACATCAGCAATGCCCAACAAACATACAATCCTTCTGATGAATAATCAACTGCAATGTAAGGCATTTCCATTTTTATCAGTGGTATAATAATAGCAACGAGACCACCAGAAAATATTAACCAACAACCGAATAATACACATCATCCAAAACTAAGTAACATGAGCAGCGAAGAACATCCCAACTACCCCCACATCGGCAATAACACTCGGTAACAAATAATAGCTCAGCACGAGAAAACTGAGACAGCAATAACCAATAAGCCAATAACCAACCTT
It encodes:
- the LOC136510257 gene encoding DEAD-box ATP-dependent RNA helicase 37-like codes for the protein MTDPMNETQNGTKVVRTCLNGQLVNIFLAVGRVGSSTDLIAQRVEFVLEADKRSYLMDLLHAQKANGTHGKQSLTLVFVETKRGADALEDWLFKNGFPATSIHGDRTQQEREYALRSFKSGATPILVATDVAARGLDIPHVAHVINFDLPNDIDDYVHRIGRTGRAGKSGRATAFFNEGNLSLARPLCDLMQEANQEVPTWLEHYAAHSSYGGGGGRNRRSGGARFGGRDFRRDRDFRGGGGGGGYSGGGGGYGGGGYGGGGGGYGGGYGGGASSSWD